One region of Gorilla gorilla gorilla isolate KB3781 chromosome 15, NHGRI_mGorGor1-v2.1_pri, whole genome shotgun sequence genomic DNA includes:
- the PLD4 gene encoding 5'-3' exonuclease PLD4 isoform X1 codes for MDTKAGPPEMLKPLWRAAVAPTWPCSMPPRRPWDREAGTLQVLGALAVLWLGSVALIYLLWQVPHPPIWGQMQPKDVPRSWEHGSSPAWEPLEAEARQQRDSCQLVLVESIPQDLPSAAGSPSAQPLGQAWLQLLDTAQESVHVASYYWSLTGPDIGVNDSSSQLGEALLQKLQQLLGRNISLAVATSSPTLARTSTDLQVLAARGAHVRQVPMGRLTRGVLHSKFWVVDGRHIYMGSANMDWRSLTQVKELGAVIYNCSHLAQDLEKTFQTYWVLGVPKAVLPKTWPQNFSSHINRFQPFHGLFDGVPTTAYFSASPPALCPQGRTRDLEALLAVMGSAQEFIYASVMEYFPTTRFSHPPRYWPVLDNALRAAAFSKGVRVRLLVGCGLNTDPTMFPYLRSLQALSNPAANVSVDVKVFIVPVGNHSNIPFSRVNHSKFMVTEKAAYIGTSNWSEDYFSSTAGVGLVVTQSPGAQPAGATVQEQLRQLFERDWSSRYAVGLDGQAPGQDCVWQG; via the exons CACTGGCTGTGCTGTGGCTGGGCTCCGTGGCTCTTATCTACCTCCTGTGGCAAGTGCCCCATCCTCCCATCTGGGGCCAGATGCAGCCCAAGGATGTGCCCAGGTCCTGGGAGCATGGTTCCAGCCCAGCTTGGGAGCCCCTGGAagcagaggccaggcagcagAGGGACTCCTGCCA GCTTGTCCTTGTGGAAAGCATCCCCCAGGACCTGCCATCTGCAGCCggcagcccctctgcccagcctctGGGCCAGGCCTGGCTGCAGCTGCTGGACACCGCCCAGGAGAGCGTCCACGTGGCTTCATACTACTGGTCCCTTACAGGGCCCGACATCGGGGTCAACGACTCGTCTTCCCAGCTG GGAGAGGCTCTTCTGCAGAAGCTGCAGCAGCTGCTGGGCAGGAACATTTCCCTGGCTGTGGCCACCAGCAGCCCGACACTGGCCAGGACGTCCACTGACCTGCAGGTTCTGGCTGCCCGAG GTGCCCATGTACGACAGGTGCCCATGGGGCGGCTCACCAGGGGTGTTTTGCACTCCAAATTCTGGGTTGTGGATGGACGGCACATATACATGGGCAGTGCCAACATGGACTGGCGGTCTCTGACGCAG GTGAAGGAGCTTGGCGCTGTCATCTATAACTGCAGCCACCTGGCCCAAGACCTGGAGAAGACCTTCCAGACCTACTGGGTGCTGGGGGTGCCCAAGGCTGTCCTCCCCAAAACCTGGCCTCAGAACTTCTCATCTCACATCAACCGTTTCCAGCCCTTCCACGGCCTCTTTGATGGGGTGCCCACCACTGCCTACTTCTCA GCGTCGCCACCAGCACTCTGTCCCCAGGGCCGCACCCGGGACCTGGAGGCGCTGCTGGCGGTGATGGGGAGCGCCCAGGAGTTCATCTATGCCTCCGTGATGGAGTATTTCCCCACCACGCGCTTCAGCCACCCCCCCAG GTACTGGCCGGTGCTGGACAACGCGCTGCGGGCGGCAGCCTTCAGCAAGGGCGTGCGCGTGCGCCTGCTGGTCGGCTGCGGACTCAACACGGACCCCACTATGTTCCCCTACCTGCGGTCCCTGCAGGCGCTCAGCAACCCCGCGGCCAACGTCTCTGTGGACGTG AAAGTCTTCATCGTGCCGGTGGGGAATCATTCCAACATCCCATTCAGCAGGGTGAACCACAGCAAGTTCATGGTCACGGAGAAGGCAGCCTACATAG GCACCTCCAACTGGTCGGAGGATTACTTCAGCAGCACGGCGGGGGTGGGCTTGGTGGTCACCCAGAGCCCTGGCGCGCAGCCCGCGGGGGCCACGGTGCAGGAGCAGCTGCGGCAGCTCTTTGAGCGGGACTGGAGTTCGCGCTACGCCGTCGGCCTGGACGGACAGGCTCCGGGCCAGGACTGCGTTTGGCAGGGCTGA
- the PLD4 gene encoding 5'-3' exonuclease PLD4 isoform X2, with translation MPGCPVQMLKPLWRAAVAPTWPCSMPPRRPWDREAGTLQVLGALAVLWLGSVALIYLLWQVPHPPIWGQMQPKDVPRSWEHGSSPAWEPLEAEARQQRDSCQLVLVESIPQDLPSAAGSPSAQPLGQAWLQLLDTAQESVHVASYYWSLTGPDIGVNDSSSQLGEALLQKLQQLLGRNISLAVATSSPTLARTSTDLQVLAARGAHVRQVPMGRLTRGVLHSKFWVVDGRHIYMGSANMDWRSLTQVKELGAVIYNCSHLAQDLEKTFQTYWVLGVPKAVLPKTWPQNFSSHINRFQPFHGLFDGVPTTAYFSASPPALCPQGRTRDLEALLAVMGSAQEFIYASVMEYFPTTRFSHPPRYWPVLDNALRAAAFSKGVRVRLLVGCGLNTDPTMFPYLRSLQALSNPAANVSVDVKVFIVPVGNHSNIPFSRVNHSKFMVTEKAAYIGTSNWSEDYFSSTAGVGLVVTQSPGAQPAGATVQEQLRQLFERDWSSRYAVGLDGQAPGQDCVWQG, from the exons CACTGGCTGTGCTGTGGCTGGGCTCCGTGGCTCTTATCTACCTCCTGTGGCAAGTGCCCCATCCTCCCATCTGGGGCCAGATGCAGCCCAAGGATGTGCCCAGGTCCTGGGAGCATGGTTCCAGCCCAGCTTGGGAGCCCCTGGAagcagaggccaggcagcagAGGGACTCCTGCCA GCTTGTCCTTGTGGAAAGCATCCCCCAGGACCTGCCATCTGCAGCCggcagcccctctgcccagcctctGGGCCAGGCCTGGCTGCAGCTGCTGGACACCGCCCAGGAGAGCGTCCACGTGGCTTCATACTACTGGTCCCTTACAGGGCCCGACATCGGGGTCAACGACTCGTCTTCCCAGCTG GGAGAGGCTCTTCTGCAGAAGCTGCAGCAGCTGCTGGGCAGGAACATTTCCCTGGCTGTGGCCACCAGCAGCCCGACACTGGCCAGGACGTCCACTGACCTGCAGGTTCTGGCTGCCCGAG GTGCCCATGTACGACAGGTGCCCATGGGGCGGCTCACCAGGGGTGTTTTGCACTCCAAATTCTGGGTTGTGGATGGACGGCACATATACATGGGCAGTGCCAACATGGACTGGCGGTCTCTGACGCAG GTGAAGGAGCTTGGCGCTGTCATCTATAACTGCAGCCACCTGGCCCAAGACCTGGAGAAGACCTTCCAGACCTACTGGGTGCTGGGGGTGCCCAAGGCTGTCCTCCCCAAAACCTGGCCTCAGAACTTCTCATCTCACATCAACCGTTTCCAGCCCTTCCACGGCCTCTTTGATGGGGTGCCCACCACTGCCTACTTCTCA GCGTCGCCACCAGCACTCTGTCCCCAGGGCCGCACCCGGGACCTGGAGGCGCTGCTGGCGGTGATGGGGAGCGCCCAGGAGTTCATCTATGCCTCCGTGATGGAGTATTTCCCCACCACGCGCTTCAGCCACCCCCCCAG GTACTGGCCGGTGCTGGACAACGCGCTGCGGGCGGCAGCCTTCAGCAAGGGCGTGCGCGTGCGCCTGCTGGTCGGCTGCGGACTCAACACGGACCCCACTATGTTCCCCTACCTGCGGTCCCTGCAGGCGCTCAGCAACCCCGCGGCCAACGTCTCTGTGGACGTG AAAGTCTTCATCGTGCCGGTGGGGAATCATTCCAACATCCCATTCAGCAGGGTGAACCACAGCAAGTTCATGGTCACGGAGAAGGCAGCCTACATAG GCACCTCCAACTGGTCGGAGGATTACTTCAGCAGCACGGCGGGGGTGGGCTTGGTGGTCACCCAGAGCCCTGGCGCGCAGCCCGCGGGGGCCACGGTGCAGGAGCAGCTGCGGCAGCTCTTTGAGCGGGACTGGAGTTCGCGCTACGCCGTCGGCCTGGACGGACAGGCTCCGGGCCAGGACTGCGTTTGGCAGGGCTGA
- the PLD4 gene encoding 5'-3' exonuclease PLD4 isoform X3 — MDTKAGPPEMLKPLWRAAVAPTWPCSMPPRRPWDREAGTLQVLGALAVLWLGSVALIYLLWQVPHPPIWGQMQPKDVPRSWEHGSSPAWEPLEAEARQQRDSCQLVLVESIPQDLPSAAGSPSAQPLGQAWLQLLDTAQESVHVASYYWSLTGPDIGVNDSSSQLGEALLQKLQQLLGRNISLAVATSSPTLARTSTDLQVLAARGAHVRQVPMGRLTRGVLHSKFWVVDGRHIYMGSANMDWRSLTQVKELGAVIYNCSHLAQDLEKTFQTYWVLGVPKAVLPKTWPQNFSSHINRFQPFHGLFDGVPTTAYFSGRTRDLEALLAVMGSAQEFIYASVMEYFPTTRFSHPPRYWPVLDNALRAAAFSKGVRVRLLVGCGLNTDPTMFPYLRSLQALSNPAANVSVDVKVFIVPVGNHSNIPFSRVNHSKFMVTEKAAYIGTSNWSEDYFSSTAGVGLVVTQSPGAQPAGATVQEQLRQLFERDWSSRYAVGLDGQAPGQDCVWQG; from the exons CACTGGCTGTGCTGTGGCTGGGCTCCGTGGCTCTTATCTACCTCCTGTGGCAAGTGCCCCATCCTCCCATCTGGGGCCAGATGCAGCCCAAGGATGTGCCCAGGTCCTGGGAGCATGGTTCCAGCCCAGCTTGGGAGCCCCTGGAagcagaggccaggcagcagAGGGACTCCTGCCA GCTTGTCCTTGTGGAAAGCATCCCCCAGGACCTGCCATCTGCAGCCggcagcccctctgcccagcctctGGGCCAGGCCTGGCTGCAGCTGCTGGACACCGCCCAGGAGAGCGTCCACGTGGCTTCATACTACTGGTCCCTTACAGGGCCCGACATCGGGGTCAACGACTCGTCTTCCCAGCTG GGAGAGGCTCTTCTGCAGAAGCTGCAGCAGCTGCTGGGCAGGAACATTTCCCTGGCTGTGGCCACCAGCAGCCCGACACTGGCCAGGACGTCCACTGACCTGCAGGTTCTGGCTGCCCGAG GTGCCCATGTACGACAGGTGCCCATGGGGCGGCTCACCAGGGGTGTTTTGCACTCCAAATTCTGGGTTGTGGATGGACGGCACATATACATGGGCAGTGCCAACATGGACTGGCGGTCTCTGACGCAG GTGAAGGAGCTTGGCGCTGTCATCTATAACTGCAGCCACCTGGCCCAAGACCTGGAGAAGACCTTCCAGACCTACTGGGTGCTGGGGGTGCCCAAGGCTGTCCTCCCCAAAACCTGGCCTCAGAACTTCTCATCTCACATCAACCGTTTCCAGCCCTTCCACGGCCTCTTTGATGGGGTGCCCACCACTGCCTACTTCTCA GGCCGCACCCGGGACCTGGAGGCGCTGCTGGCGGTGATGGGGAGCGCCCAGGAGTTCATCTATGCCTCCGTGATGGAGTATTTCCCCACCACGCGCTTCAGCCACCCCCCCAG GTACTGGCCGGTGCTGGACAACGCGCTGCGGGCGGCAGCCTTCAGCAAGGGCGTGCGCGTGCGCCTGCTGGTCGGCTGCGGACTCAACACGGACCCCACTATGTTCCCCTACCTGCGGTCCCTGCAGGCGCTCAGCAACCCCGCGGCCAACGTCTCTGTGGACGTG AAAGTCTTCATCGTGCCGGTGGGGAATCATTCCAACATCCCATTCAGCAGGGTGAACCACAGCAAGTTCATGGTCACGGAGAAGGCAGCCTACATAG GCACCTCCAACTGGTCGGAGGATTACTTCAGCAGCACGGCGGGGGTGGGCTTGGTGGTCACCCAGAGCCCTGGCGCGCAGCCCGCGGGGGCCACGGTGCAGGAGCAGCTGCGGCAGCTCTTTGAGCGGGACTGGAGTTCGCGCTACGCCGTCGGCCTGGACGGACAGGCTCCGGGCCAGGACTGCGTTTGGCAGGGCTGA